The following proteins are encoded in a genomic region of candidate division WOR-3 bacterium:
- a CDS encoding DUF2703 domain-containing protein gives MSRSEYGCCGSAKKNQLTIRWERLLSDGKTCPRCGETEKELQKAVKILRKSLKPMGIEVLLEKDSLSKSEFEKDPLRSNRILFNGIPLEDLIAGKTGKSPCCDVCGPVECRTLEVDEQQYETIPSEIIVKAGLIAAGRMLNEDNCCGER, from the coding sequence ATGAGCAGAAGTGAATACGGATGTTGTGGTTCAGCAAAGAAGAATCAGCTGACCATTAGATGGGAAAGGCTGTTAAGTGATGGTAAAACCTGCCCGCGCTGTGGAGAGACAGAGAAAGAATTACAGAAGGCAGTTAAAATCCTCCGGAAGTCATTGAAACCGATGGGGATTGAAGTTTTGCTTGAAAAGGATTCACTCTCAAAATCAGAATTTGAGAAAGATCCGTTGCGGTCAAATAGGATATTATTTAACGGCATCCCGCTTGAAGATCTTATTGCAGGAAAGACAGGTAAGAGTCCTTGCTGTGATGTATGTGGTCCTGTGGAATGCCGGACGCTTGAAGTTGATGAACAGCAGTATGAGACAATCCCTTCAGAGATTATCGTCAAGGCAGGCTTAATCGCTGCTGGGCGGATGTTAAATGAAGACAATTGCTGTGGGGAGAGATGA